The Takifugu rubripes chromosome 3, fTakRub1.2, whole genome shotgun sequence genome contains a region encoding:
- the b4galt5 gene encoding beta-1,4-galactosyltransferase 5 isoform X2: MMPTHLRFRRRSFLGLIFLFSLSTSALYFIYSAPGIVNEYVFMVQARGIQIRENMRNIGAQVLEQVVRDYSYDFNMSESDGPPTTYLPEGFTYLPSQVCPERLPSMKGRLEVNMTEVSLEEVERSLLEKDPTVTPGGYWKPKDCLPRWKVAILVPFRNRHEHLPILLRHLVPVLQKQRLQFAFYLIEQGGTEPFNRAMLFNVGYKEAMKDLDWDCLIFHDVDHLVENDRNYYGCTDMPRHFAVKLDKYYYMLPYYEFFGGVSGLTVKQFKQVNGFPNAFWGWGGEDDDLWNRLQYANHNVSRPRGELGRYKSIPHHHRGEAQFLGRYRLLRHSRERQRVDGLNNLNYSPLVSRRPLYTNITVTLSRKLAPIANY, from the exons ATGATGCCGACACATTTACGCTTTCGGAGAAGGTCATTCCTTGGGCTTATATTCCTGTTTTCTCTATCCACCTCCGCATTGTATTTCATCTACTCCGCCCCAGGAATCG TGAACGAGTATGTGTTCATGGTTCAAGCCAGAGGCATCCAGATCAGAGAGAACATGAGGAACATCGGTGCTCAGGTTCTGGAGCAGGTGGTCAGAG ATTACTCATATGACTTCAACATGAGTGAGAGCGACGGGCCTCCCACCACATACCTTCCAGAGGGCTTCACCTACCTCCCATCTCAGGTTTGCCCCGAGAGGCTGCCCTCCATGA AGGGCCGGTTGGAGGTGAACATGACTGAGGTGTctttggaggaggtggagagatcGTTGCTGGAGAAAGACCCGACTGTGACCCCAGGAGGCTACTGGAAACCCAAAGACTGTTTACCTCGCTGGAAG GTGGCAATACTGGTCCCGTTCCGGAACCGTCACGAGCACCTGCCCATTCTCCTGAGACACCTGGTTCCAGTATTACAGAAGCAGAGATTGCAGTTTGCCTTTTACCTCATAGAGCAG GGCGGGACGGAACCATTTAACCGCGCGATGTTGTTCAACGTGGGCTACAAGGAGGCCATGAAAGACTTGGACTGGGACTGTCTGATCTTCCATGACGTGGACCACCTCGTGGAGAACGACAGGAACTACTACGGTTGCACAGACATGCCCCGCCACTTTGCTGTCAAATTAGACAAATACTACTATAT GCTCCCGTATTATGAGTTCTTCGGCGGTGTCAGTGGCCTGACGGTGAAGCAGTTCAAGCAGGTTAATGGTTTTCCTAATGCATTCTGGGgctggggaggagaggacgatGACCTGTGGAACAG GCTGCAGTACGCCAATCACAACGTGAGCAGACCGAGGGGAGAGCTGGGGCGCTACAAGTCAATTCCACATCATCATCGCGGGGAAGCCCAGTTCCTGGGAAG GTATCGGCTTCTACGCCACTCAAGGGAGAGGCAGCGAGTGGACGGTCTCAACAATTTGAACTACTCCCCCCTAGTGTCCAGGAGGCCTCTCTACACCAACATCACAGTCACCTTGAGCAGAAAGCTCGCACCCATAGCCAACTACTGA
- the b4galt5 gene encoding beta-1,4-galactosyltransferase 5 isoform X1 translates to MMPTHLRFRRRSFLGLIFLFSLSTSALYFIYSAPGIVNEYVFMVQARGIQIRENMRNIGAQVLEQVVRGAYSLNGTDYSYDFNMSESDGPPTTYLPEGFTYLPSQVCPERLPSMKGRLEVNMTEVSLEEVERSLLEKDPTVTPGGYWKPKDCLPRWKVAILVPFRNRHEHLPILLRHLVPVLQKQRLQFAFYLIEQGGTEPFNRAMLFNVGYKEAMKDLDWDCLIFHDVDHLVENDRNYYGCTDMPRHFAVKLDKYYYMLPYYEFFGGVSGLTVKQFKQVNGFPNAFWGWGGEDDDLWNRLQYANHNVSRPRGELGRYKSIPHHHRGEAQFLGRYRLLRHSRERQRVDGLNNLNYSPLVSRRPLYTNITVTLSRKLAPIANY, encoded by the exons ATGATGCCGACACATTTACGCTTTCGGAGAAGGTCATTCCTTGGGCTTATATTCCTGTTTTCTCTATCCACCTCCGCATTGTATTTCATCTACTCCGCCCCAGGAATCG TGAACGAGTATGTGTTCATGGTTCAAGCCAGAGGCATCCAGATCAGAGAGAACATGAGGAACATCGGTGCTCAGGTTCTGGAGCAGGTGGTCAGAGGTGCGTACAGCCTCAATGGCACAG ATTACTCATATGACTTCAACATGAGTGAGAGCGACGGGCCTCCCACCACATACCTTCCAGAGGGCTTCACCTACCTCCCATCTCAGGTTTGCCCCGAGAGGCTGCCCTCCATGA AGGGCCGGTTGGAGGTGAACATGACTGAGGTGTctttggaggaggtggagagatcGTTGCTGGAGAAAGACCCGACTGTGACCCCAGGAGGCTACTGGAAACCCAAAGACTGTTTACCTCGCTGGAAG GTGGCAATACTGGTCCCGTTCCGGAACCGTCACGAGCACCTGCCCATTCTCCTGAGACACCTGGTTCCAGTATTACAGAAGCAGAGATTGCAGTTTGCCTTTTACCTCATAGAGCAG GGCGGGACGGAACCATTTAACCGCGCGATGTTGTTCAACGTGGGCTACAAGGAGGCCATGAAAGACTTGGACTGGGACTGTCTGATCTTCCATGACGTGGACCACCTCGTGGAGAACGACAGGAACTACTACGGTTGCACAGACATGCCCCGCCACTTTGCTGTCAAATTAGACAAATACTACTATAT GCTCCCGTATTATGAGTTCTTCGGCGGTGTCAGTGGCCTGACGGTGAAGCAGTTCAAGCAGGTTAATGGTTTTCCTAATGCATTCTGGGgctggggaggagaggacgatGACCTGTGGAACAG GCTGCAGTACGCCAATCACAACGTGAGCAGACCGAGGGGAGAGCTGGGGCGCTACAAGTCAATTCCACATCATCATCGCGGGGAAGCCCAGTTCCTGGGAAG GTATCGGCTTCTACGCCACTCAAGGGAGAGGCAGCGAGTGGACGGTCTCAACAATTTGAACTACTCCCCCCTAGTGTCCAGGAGGCCTCTCTACACCAACATCACAGTCACCTTGAGCAGAAAGCTCGCACCCATAGCCAACTACTGA
- the emilin3b gene encoding EMILIN-3 has protein sequence MRTNFCELAAQFFLLGALLSAVDSKGTFYGGHVNPFYGSRYNLYKAGLNPHHSPNKPMTRHKNHCAYVVQKNITCTMQDGVSTYVKAEYTTKCIWGQKCPVVMYRTIYKPKYKVGYKTVTELEWRCCPGYSGENCYDGPTSLPDVVVPPFKGSGLPHRPGVKGYPFGPRPPIDHLPGGGQLEPGRPYPGGPDHRPGPSGQLPGVTGERLDRMEEDMRRLTKGLDTLNGMVVNLEEQLRTSLREDTKRILVSLLPNPPPLPDATVEFGTIPDGIPDGLEGGESFPSYGDLAGRVIEVRDELRAKTLILEEIQGMVLGHDGQLKKIMEGVRGRPIPGSSSSIPLDKILDIKLAGVRAEILDGFERRLTNLENHCDTKIGEVQQQCHRDHLDGQEQMQQSLDGRETGIREKLGSLQAQIQGLTLTESCCGQVSSLSHRVLLLEESVKGLTESQRQLQNALADQNIHVETLIETRLVDLESRLNATDVGIVGVTSLPEGLDGFKTMLEDKLKTLEERVFVAVEELSNATAPALLEGQVVPALETEIESVRRRVEGDLDGFQKQLVDLELLCTSSCSPSTPPAGGISITTVEEECDGMEKKMTERLDTHSNQLDRLNNTLQNLLFHIAQVGNEDNVHGEITLLKVNINSVNRTLKGLKDSITFLAHEVGRTNDTWEHREHQLVNQVHGITRLVGHQASLLGAGERRLAQIKGELVALKRRLSGELQGCRSTAIEVQREVKDVDSRVSKVEGQCSTLGELAEHLERIRAELERHSDSYLAKVNTTLADHSEQLAELKGEVKNCNQQGDQ, from the exons GAATCATTGTGCATACGTGGTCCAGAAGAACATTACATGCACCATGCAGGACGGAGTGTCCACCTACGTGAAGGCGGAATACACCACCAAGTGCATATGGGGCCAAAAGTGCCCTGTTGTCAT GTACAGGACGATCTACAAACCAAAATACAAGGTTGGTTATAAAACTGTGACTGAACTGGAGTGGAGATGTTGTCCTGGGTACTCTGGAGAAAACTGCTACGATGGACCCACCTCACTGCCGGATGTCGTGGTGCCGCCATTCAAAGGTTCAGGTTTGCCCCATCGCCCAGGGGTGAAAGGTTACCCCTTTGGCCCTAGACCCCCCATTGACCACCTGCCGGGTGGAGGCCAGCTGGAGCCAGGCCGACCTTACCCTGGTGGGCCTGATCATAGACCAGGACCCTCAGGGCAGCTGCCTG GAGTGACCGGGGAACGTTTGGACCGTATGGAGGAAGACATGCGCCGCCTCACCAAGGGTTTGGACACTCTTAATGGGATGGTGGTgaacctggaggagcagctgcgcACATCTCTTCGAGAAGACACAAAAAGAATCCTGGTATCTCTCCTCCCgaaccctcctcctctgcctgacGCCACAGTGGAATTTGGGACGATCCCGGATGGCATTCCTGATGGACTGGAAGGAGGCGAAAGCTTCCCAAGTTATGGAGACTTAGCGGGGAGGGTGATCGAAGTGAGAGACGAATTGCGAGCCAAGACCCTCATCCTAGAGGAGATTCAG GGCATGGTCTTGGGTCATGATGGGCAGCTGAAGAAGATTATGGAAGGAGTAAGGGGAAGGCCCATCCCCGGTTCGAGCTCCAGTATTCCTCTAGACAAGATCCTCGACATCAAGTTGGCAGGAGTGAGAGCGGAGATCCTGGATGGCTTCGAGCGCCGTCTGACCAATCTGGAGAATCACTGTGACACAAAGATTGGTGAGGTGCAGCAGCAATGCCATCGGGATCACCTGGATGGTCAGGAGCAGATGCAGCAGTCTCTGGATGGAAGGGAGACCGGAATCAGGGAGAAGCTGGGCTCCTTGCAGGCTCAGATCCAGGGCCTGACTCTGACTGAGAGCTGTTGTGGGCAG GTTAGCAGTCTGTCCCACcgtgtgttgctgctggaaGAATCCGTCAAAGGTTTGACAGAATCTCAGAGACAGCTTCAGAACGCCCTCGCCGACCAGAACATACACGTGGAGACGCTGATCGAGACCCGTCTGGTAGACTTAGAGAGCCGCCTCAATGCCACAGACGTGGGCATTGTTGGAGTGACAAGCCTCCCTGAGGGTCTAGATGGTTTCAAAACCATGTTGGAGGATAAGCTGAAGACCCTGGAGGAGCGAGTGTTTGTGGCTGTTGAGGAGCTGAGTAACGCCACTGCGCCGGCGCTGCTAGAGGGTCAGGTGGTCCCAGCACTGGAGACAGAGATCGAATCTGTACGGAGGAGAGTGGAAGGAGACCTGGATGGCTTCCAGAAGCAGCTAGTAGATCTGGAgctcctctgcacctcctcttgctcgccctccacccctccagcaGGGGGTATCAGCATCACCACAGTTGAGGAAGAGTGTGACGGGATGGAGAAGAAAATGACTGAGCGCCTGGACACCCATTCCAACCAGCTGGACCGCCTGAACAACACCCTCCAGAACCTGCTCTTCCATATCGCCCAAGTGGGTAATGAGGACAACGTCCACGGTGAGATCACTCTGCTGAAGGTCAACATAAACTCAGTGAACCGCACGCTGAAGGGATTAAAGGACTCCATCACCTTCCTCGCCCACGAAGTGGGCCGCACCAATGACACCTGGGAGCACAGAGAGCACCAGCTGGTCAATCAGGTCCATGGCATCACCCGGCTGGTAGGCCACCAAGCCTCGCTGCTGGGCGCCGGGGAGAGGCGTCTAGCCCAGATCAAAGGAGAGCTAGTGGCTTTGAAGAGGCGGTTGTCAGGGGAGCTCCAGGGTTGCCGGAGTACAGCAATAGAAGTACAGAGGGAGGTGAAGGATGTGGATAGCAGGGTGAGCAAGGTGGAGGGCCAGTGCAGCACCCTGGGAGAGCTCGCAGAGCATCTGGAGAGAATCAGAGCAGAGCTCGAGAGACACTCAGACTCCTACCTGGCCAAGGTGAACACCACTCTGGCCGACCATTCAGAACAGTTGGCTGAGCTGAAGGGGGAGGTCAAAAACTGCAACCAACAAGGAGACCAGTAG